Proteins from a genomic interval of Alphaproteobacteria bacterium:
- a CDS encoding helix-turn-helix transcriptional regulator, with translation MPPTSPSVPEMMSTGEVAEYLRIKQRKVYDLVQRRRIPCSRVAGKWLFPRHLVEAWVLAGVELSHPALPTAPPPAVIAGSHDPLLEWSLAASGCGLAMLPGGSLDGIERLAAGEAAAALVHLVEADTGSYELSAVRQRLGGYDIVALTWARRRQGLVLAPGNPLAIEGLADLPGRRLALRQRQAGSHVLLEYLLGRKGLALADLSIAADPCRSELDLALAVREGNADAGLAIEAVARQLGLDFVALHTERCDLVLRRRAYFEAPLGALVTFMKGPAFAQRAAALGGYDVSNSAQVVYNSA, from the coding sequence ATGCCGCCGACAAGCCCGTCCGTGCCCGAGATGATGTCCACCGGCGAGGTCGCCGAGTACCTGCGCATCAAGCAGCGCAAGGTCTACGATCTCGTCCAGCGCCGCCGCATTCCCTGCTCGCGGGTGGCCGGCAAGTGGCTCTTTCCCCGCCACCTGGTCGAGGCCTGGGTGCTGGCCGGGGTCGAGCTGAGCCACCCGGCCCTGCCCACCGCGCCGCCGCCGGCTGTCATCGCCGGCAGCCACGATCCGCTGCTGGAATGGTCTCTGGCGGCCTCGGGCTGCGGCCTGGCCATGCTGCCCGGCGGCAGCCTCGACGGCATCGAACGCCTGGCCGCGGGCGAGGCCGCGGCGGCGCTGGTGCATCTGGTCGAGGCCGACACCGGCAGTTACGAGCTTTCGGCGGTACGCCAGCGCCTGGGCGGCTACGACATCGTCGCCCTGACCTGGGCCCGGCGCCGCCAGGGCCTGGTGCTGGCGCCCGGCAATCCCCTGGCTATCGAGGGCCTGGCCGACCTGCCGGGGCGGCGCCTGGCACTGCGCCAGCGCCAGGCCGGCAGCCACGTTTTGTTGGAATACCTGCTGGGCCGGAAAGGCCTGGCGCTGGCGGATTTGAGCATTGCCGCGGATCCTTGCCGTAGCGAGCTCGATCTGGCGTTGGCTGTGCGTGAGGGTAATGCCGACGCCGGCCTCGCCATCGAGGCCGTGGCGCGTCAGTTGGGCCTCGATTTCGTGGCGCTGCACACCGAACGCTGCGATCTGGTGCTGCGCCGCCGGGCCTATTTCGAGGCACCGCTGGGCGCCCTGGTGACCTTCATGAAGGGCCCGGCCTTTGCCCAACGGGCGGCGGCACTGGGCGGCTACGACGTATCCAACAGCGCTCAAGTGGTCTACAACAGTGCCTGA
- a CDS encoding SCP2 sterol-binding domain-containing protein, translating into MSPSAPHQSATAAPLSPVLIGGMLARPLPGFVLNPLLRLALDTVVARHPAMFDRLEGLDCPLMLIDPSDLPFRLALCPDAARPSLRLARPGDDEVATASVRGPLLTLIDLMEGRLDGDAVFFSRALVIDGDTEAVVALRNALDGEEIDLLDDILSLFGPFNPLARLLAARAEALLGRAAADLAALRGALLADVEKQNRGQAAELSRLGQRLEHLERKGPQRKRPAP; encoded by the coding sequence ATGAGCCCATCGGCCCCGCACCAAAGCGCCACTGCCGCGCCGCTGTCACCGGTCCTGATCGGCGGCATGCTGGCCCGGCCGCTGCCCGGCTTCGTGCTCAATCCCCTGTTGCGGCTGGCCCTCGATACCGTGGTGGCGCGCCATCCCGCCATGTTCGACCGGCTCGAGGGGCTGGACTGCCCGCTGATGCTGATCGATCCCTCCGACCTGCCCTTCCGCCTGGCGCTCTGTCCCGACGCGGCCCGGCCCTCGCTCCGCCTGGCGCGCCCGGGCGACGACGAGGTGGCGACGGCCAGCGTGCGCGGCCCGCTGCTGACGCTGATAGATTTGATGGAAGGGCGGCTCGACGGCGATGCCGTGTTTTTCTCCCGCGCCCTGGTCATCGACGGCGATACCGAGGCCGTGGTGGCGTTGCGCAACGCGCTCGATGGCGAGGAGATCGATCTGCTCGACGACATCCTGTCGCTTTTCGGCCCCTTCAATCCGCTGGCCCGGCTGCTGGCGGCCCGGGCCGAGGCCCTGCTGGGCCGGGCGGCGGCCGACCTGGCGGCGCTGCGCGGGGCGCTGTTGGCAGACGTCGAGAAACAAAACCGCGGCCAGGCCGCCGAGTTATCCAGGCTCGGCCAAAGGCTGGAACATCTAGAGCGCAAAGGGCCGCAGCGCAAGCGGCCGGCGCCGTGA
- a CDS encoding peptidase U32 family protein codes for MSTALELVCPAGTPAALRAAVDAGADTVYLGFRDETNARNFPGLNFSRDELRAGIAYAHAGNCRVFVAVNTYPEAGNPGPWQRAVDDAAALRADALILADIGLLDYCCQNQPELRRHLSVQASASNPEAIGFYAREFGVRRVVLPRVLTLAEISELNQAIEVETEIFAFGGLCVMAEGRCTLSSYVTGKSPNNCGVCSPASHAHYEERPEGLVSRLGEFTVNVFTEHEDRGYPTLCKGRFKARGEASYLFEEPTSLSVQAMLPEVQAAGVTGLKIEGRQRGKAYVARVVAAFRKAVDAVAAEQDIPALDLEDLSEGQQGTTGVYEKAWR; via the coding sequence GTGAGCACCGCCCTCGAGCTGGTCTGCCCGGCCGGCACCCCGGCGGCACTGAGGGCCGCCGTCGACGCCGGGGCCGACACCGTCTATCTGGGGTTTCGCGACGAGACCAATGCCCGCAATTTCCCCGGCCTCAACTTCAGCCGCGACGAGCTGCGGGCCGGCATTGCTTACGCCCACGCCGGCAACTGCCGCGTCTTCGTCGCCGTCAACACCTATCCCGAGGCCGGCAATCCCGGACCCTGGCAGCGCGCCGTCGACGACGCCGCGGCGCTGCGGGCCGATGCCTTGATCCTGGCCGACATCGGGCTGTTGGATTACTGCTGCCAAAACCAGCCCGAGCTGCGGCGCCATCTTTCGGTCCAGGCCTCGGCCTCCAACCCCGAGGCCATCGGCTTCTATGCCCGCGAGTTCGGCGTCCGCCGGGTGGTGCTGCCGCGCGTACTCACGCTGGCCGAGATCAGTGAGCTCAACCAGGCCATCGAGGTCGAGACCGAGATCTTCGCCTTCGGCGGCCTCTGCGTCATGGCCGAGGGCCGCTGCACCCTTTCCTCCTACGTCACCGGCAAGTCGCCCAACAATTGCGGCGTCTGCTCGCCAGCCAGCCACGCCCACTACGAGGAACGGCCCGAGGGCCTGGTCTCCCGACTCGGCGAATTCACCGTCAACGTCTTCACCGAGCACGAGGACAGGGGCTATCCGACGCTCTGCAAGGGCCGTTTCAAAGCCCGGGGCGAGGCTTCCTACCTTTTCGAGGAGCCCACCAGCCTGAGCGTCCAGGCCATGCTGCCCGAGGTGCAGGCGGCCGGCGTCACCGGCCTCAAGATCGAAGGCCGCCAGCGCGGCAAGGCCTACGTCGCCCGCGTCGTCGCCGCCTTCCGCAAGGCCGTCGACGCCGTTGCCGCCGAGCAGGACATCCCGGCGCTTGATCTCGAGGACCTGAGCGAGGGCCAGCAGGGCACCACCGGCGTCTATGAGAAGGCCTGGCGATGA